CATCTATTCTCATCATTTATTGCCTTAGTAGGATCAAAAAGGCCCCCAGGAAAATATCCGCacttttgaaaaagttttttcgatgggtattttgtaaaccttttaatGGCGTGTTCAATACCTAATGGAACATCCTGTGGGTTGTTCATTTGTTGTTTAATGAAGCGTTTAATCAATCCGAATATGATTTCAATTGGGTTTAGCATCGGGCAGTAAGGGGGAAGAAAAATAATCATAATTCCCAGTGATCGGAAATAACGGACTATGTTTGGGTCAAGATGAATCTTGGCGCCATCCATTATCCAAACAGAGTTTTCTCCGGGGTACTATAAACTTTTCCGCTCAATGCAAATCGACGACATGCTTCAAAAAACAGCTTCCGAGTGAATGTTCCTTCAACACTACAAGATTCCAAAACACCTTCTTGTCCATGGAAACAGAGCAATGACACGCGTGGACGTCTACAGAATTTAGCTCTCTCTACAAGAGGTTTTCCAACTGGGGAGTATCCCATGTTCCTCTGCAAATCGCGGTTGTCGAAGCTAACCTCATCGAtgaaaaccaaattgtgtatgtCCCACTGGAAGGACTCCATCTCCACTTGATACTTTATTATTTTGGAACGCCTAATTTGGATTGCCCGTTTCTCCAACACTTTTCGTGTGAATCCGATATGCTTTAGGATTTGACAAATAGTTGCGGTACTAATGTTCTGCTTGAATACATCGCGATATAATTGCTGCGCTTCGTCCAGATACAGTGTAGGCTGCTTATGATACAGATTTCTCACCCATTCTATGTCACTAGGACCAAATTTTCGGGTACCGGCCTTCGAAGGTTCCAAAAACAGCCATACTCTTCGTATTCATCAATCCAGTTAGAGATCGTGCTGTGGTGTTTTCCGTAGATTCTTGCCAGTTCCAACCGTGAATATCCAAGGATGTAAAATCCATACATACAATGATGTTTAGTATCCGTTGATGCGTGTTtagaaattatttcttttctcaACTGCGTCGCGATTCgaaacattcttcaacaaaatatttctttaatgtgAAAAAAGAACTAATGTTATTGCTTTGTGTTTGACACATTCATTAGAATGACAGTTTCGCTATCTTGATTTTATTTTGTCGCCAACTTGGCGGAGCGCTATCTTTGCTAATCTTCGCTGCAAGGCACAATAACATTTTATTAGTTACACAGATGTCAATTCCGAATTACTTTGCAATTTGAGTGCACATAATACACGATAAAACATTTCTCGGGCACTGGTAATGCTTTCGATTGTGGACATTTGCATTTACGCAAGAATCAAGGCTAAATAATTATCGGCATCAATGGCTTTTCTCATGTGAACAAGTTTTGAATGTTTGAAAGGTGTGAAACACAGTTTTTATAAAAGTTTtatataaataattattaaacTTGGATCGTAGCAGCCTTATAGGCTGTTTTCGTTATTTTTGACACGTAATTTTACCGGAGTTCTGTACACTAAATTTGTCGTATAACGGTagaactttttaaaaatggcCTTTTCGTCCCAGCGAATGTTTTTAACTGTACCGTTTCGTAATGAAGAGCCCCCTTTGCCTGATAGGAAGCGTAGCGATTGTCAGCTAAAATCCTACGAATCATGCTCCGATGTGAGGGCATGGTCCTTAGACCCAATGGTTACTTCAAAATTCTTGTTGGACGTTACGCACAAAGCACGCTTCCAGAGAAAATTACCACGGGTAACAACAAAAATCTGTAGCTCCCAATTACCGTAGATCGATTACTATGAACGCATATTTTCAGCCAAGCGGTGACTACCGGCTAACAAGGGCATACCTTCAACATCTAACCGTTGAAGAGCTAGTCGATTACGTCATGAGTCTCATGTTAGAACTCAAGAAACTGAAATCCCTAGTCCAACAAATCGAAGTTGAACGCAAGGATCTTGGCGAACAGCTGGTGTCCGTTCAGCAGATGGCCGAGACATGCGAACAGCAAAAGGAGGAACTGATTCTCGTCCAGCAGCGCTCGACAGTTTTCGATCCGAATCAGATGGATCAGGAGATGGTCGAATTGCGAAACATGATTCTAGCTTTAAAGGACAAAGCCGAACAGTACGATAGTGTGGCGAAAGAGAACGCCTGCTTGAAGCAGAAGTTCCAGGAGTATTGCGGCGAGAAGCAGCGTGAACCGAGGTCCAGTTTTGACGAAGGTGCTTGCGGCGATTCGATTCCGGAGACTTGCGAGAAGCTGAAAGCTGAGCTTAGGCATTATAAGCAAATTTATGGTGAGATGAAGGTGCAGAAGCGGTGCCTGATGGAGCAACTGCAGGTGGCAAAATTGAGAGAGTCAAGATTTTGCGAGATGAAAAAAAGATTAGATGACGAAGAAAGCAAGCGGATTGCTTTGCAGAGTCAATTAGACGACTTATTGGtaaattatttttagattttataaTAAGTAATACTTTAAACAACCAAAGAAATTTATGGCAGATCGAACGTGATTGTCAAAATCTAGAGCTGAACCGGAAGAATGAATACATAGTTTTATGCAATAGGAGGTTGGAAAAGGTGGAACTCGGTACTAGGCGACCATCAAGTGCTCCTATAGCACAAACTTATCAACGACAAAGTATCCAGAGGGTTTCAAGGCGGTCAACGGTACAAGAAGCGTCTAGTAGGAAAGGAAGCTTTGAGTAATCTTTCTAGTAGGATGTTGTACGGTATTGCGTGTCTTATCAGTAAAGTTAATGTTTTGTAGAGTATCCAGtattactaaataaataaacaaaatatggtTGTACATAGTGCAGTCATATTGGTAATTGATTTAAATAAGAGTTTGGTGAGTAATCTTGGAAATAGAAAATGTATAAAATctgcattcattcatttatttaagcATGCTGAAGCAGCCTGTGCCGTACAAAAAAGATTTCTACTTTTCACTCGGTACACGGTtacaccacagacaaacagacgtaacactagaaaaattacc
The nucleotide sequence above comes from Armigeres subalbatus isolate Guangzhou_Male chromosome 3, GZ_Asu_2, whole genome shotgun sequence. Encoded proteins:
- the LOC134220645 gene encoding uncharacterized protein LOC134220645, which codes for MAFSSQRMFLTVPFRNEEPPLPDRKRSDCQLKSYESCSDVRAWSLDPMVTSKFLLDVTHKARFQRKLPRPSGDYRLTRAYLQHLTVEELVDYVMSLMLELKKLKSLVQQIEVERKDLGEQLVSVQQMAETCEQQKEELILVQQRSTVFDPNQMDQEMVELRNMILALKDKAEQYDSVAKENACLKQKFQEYCGEKQREPRSSFDEGACGDSIPETCEKLKAELRHYKQIYGEMKVQKRCLMEQLQVAKLRESRFCEMKKRLDDEESKRIALQSQLDDLLIERDCQNLELNRKNEYIVLCNRRLEKVELGTRRPSSAPIAQTYQRQSIQRVSRRSTVQEASSRKGSFE